CCGCGGACGTAGAGCACGCCCTTGGTCGCGCCGATGGCGTAGCCGCCGATGACCATGCCCTCCAAGAGCTGGTGCGGGTCGTCCTCCATGAAGTAGCGGTCCTTGAACGAGCCCGGCTCGGACTCGTCGGCGTTGCAGACGATAAAGCGCTGGCGGCCGTCGACGGGCGGCATGAACGACCACTTGACGCCGGTGGGAAAGCCCGCGCCGCCGCGGCCGCGCAGGCCCGAGCTCTTCACCTCCTCGACCACGTCCTTGGGCTCCATGGCGGTGAGCGCCTTCCTGGCCGCCTCGTAGCCGCCGTGCGAAAGGTAGTAGTCAAGCGTCCAGGCGCCTTCCACGCCGACGTGGGCGTAGAGCGTCACCTCGAAGCGCGGGTCGCTCCGGCTGACGATAGGTTTGGGTTTGTCCGCGACGGCCCCACTCGTTCCAGCATCGCTCATTCGTTGTCCCCTCCGCGCTCGAGCCAGGGCTCCGGCCTCTTGCCCCTTCGCATGGCGTCCAGGAGCGCCCGGCAGCGCGACCGCGTCACGCGCTCGTAAAAGCTGTCACCCACCTGCAGAACCGGCGCGGTGCCGCAGGAGCCCAGGCACTCGACCTTTTGCAGGCTGAAGCGGCCTTCCCTATCGGTCTCGCCGTTGACGACGCCGAGTTCGTCGACGAGAAAGTCGTACATCTCGTCCGAACCGGCCAGCGCGCAAGACAGCGTCGCGCAGACTTGCAGGTGGAACTCGCCTACCGGCTGCTCGTGGTAGGTCGAGTAGAAGCTCATCACGCCCTTGGCTTCGGTCGGCGTCACGCCAACGATGGCGGCGATCTCTTCTAG
Above is a genomic segment from Deinococcota bacterium containing:
- the nuoE gene encoding NADH-quinone oxidoreductase subunit NuoE, coding for MIELDTIRPFFADKQELLGEILGRYPDYGRRSALMPLFWEVQRAERHISEARLEEIAAIVGVTPTEAKGVMSFYSTYHEQPVGEFHLQVCATLSCALAGSDEMYDFLVDELGVVNGETDREGRFSLQKVECLGSCGTAPVLQVGDSFYERVTRSRCRALLDAMRRGKRPEPWLERGGDNE